In Bosea vestrisii, the following are encoded in one genomic region:
- a CDS encoding sensor histidine kinase: MMHLQLRHELDLETYLEPSVIALSDGSVHAFNRAASQLLNPASSISSLLDMCSSGVETLQTYLLACSGSRQPLIQPVSFHGPDGTIDYRCFGNVLVPRRRSRPATLLLRLFPALDTRFSAAAERIRRLTAERQQRVAVQQFDELRSDRLRLVEQYCFVAEALRVVEARTHELQDEINHIRCDERERIARDLHDHAGQEMALVLAALQALQDGAKGPAKKRLEEIAEHIAGVGRKIHHAVVNGRPRIIEELGFERAIESMVASVATDGRLAFSFKKKGSGPAALPVDIENTLYRVAQEALTNVLKHAFGARKVDVILEFTDSLASLAIADDGIGLSGEAMHLKGSDAGIGLRGMRQRLADINGTLTIGPRLGKGTIVTATAPLASDLHGIVPS; this comes from the coding sequence ATGATGCATCTACAGCTTCGGCATGAACTAGACCTCGAGACCTATCTCGAGCCGTCGGTCATCGCTTTGAGCGATGGAAGTGTCCACGCGTTCAATCGTGCCGCTAGCCAGCTTCTCAATCCCGCGAGTTCGATCTCGTCGCTGCTCGATATGTGCTCGAGCGGGGTCGAGACCTTGCAGACCTATCTTCTCGCCTGCTCGGGCTCGCGGCAGCCATTGATCCAACCGGTCAGTTTTCACGGTCCGGATGGCACAATCGACTATCGCTGCTTCGGCAATGTGCTGGTCCCCCGACGTCGAAGCCGCCCGGCCACGCTTCTTCTACGTCTGTTTCCGGCCCTCGATACACGGTTTTCCGCAGCTGCGGAGCGGATACGGCGCTTAACGGCGGAGCGGCAGCAACGTGTTGCCGTGCAGCAGTTCGACGAGTTGCGCAGCGACCGCCTGCGGCTGGTCGAACAATATTGCTTCGTCGCTGAAGCGCTGCGCGTCGTGGAGGCGCGAACGCACGAACTGCAGGACGAGATCAATCACATCCGCTGTGACGAGCGCGAACGCATCGCCCGCGACCTGCATGATCATGCCGGACAGGAGATGGCCCTCGTCCTCGCAGCATTACAGGCCTTGCAGGACGGTGCGAAAGGGCCCGCAAAAAAACGGCTCGAAGAAATTGCCGAGCACATTGCCGGGGTCGGGCGCAAGATCCACCATGCCGTCGTCAACGGGCGGCCTCGCATCATCGAAGAACTCGGCTTCGAGCGCGCCATCGAATCCATGGTCGCATCGGTTGCGACCGACGGCAGGCTGGCCTTCTCTTTCAAGAAGAAGGGAAGCGGACCGGCTGCATTGCCGGTCGACATCGAGAACACGCTGTACCGGGTCGCTCAGGAAGCCCTGACGAACGTGCTCAAGCATGCATTCGGCGCGCGCAAAGTCGATGTCATCTTGGAATTCACCGATAGCTTAGCCTCGCTGGCCATAGCCGATGATGGCATAGGCCTGTCCGGGGAAGCGATGCATCTGAAAGGCAGCGACGCCGGCATCGGCCTCCGCGGAATGCGGCAACGCCTGGCCGACATCAATGGAACGCTTACGATCGGCCCGCGTTTGGGCAAGGGCACGATTGTCACGGCCACTGCTCCACTGGCCTCCGACTTGCATGGAATTGTTCCGTCATGA
- a CDS encoding response regulator — MTARLILVDDHPVVLAGLQALVLGLPDLELVGKATCASEALALVRGECPDIAVLDMGLPGMSGLMLAERILEGAPDTRIVMLTHYEEPSYVQKALRIGIRGYVLKASASEKIVQAIRTVLSGGVYIDSDLEDFRSEWIRKLCPASGAIPANTNGTLTYRETQVLRLAAVGHSNKEIARRVGLGIKSVETYRYRACKKLMLHSRLDIIRYGASHGWILDVDSAG; from the coding sequence ATGACGGCACGTCTCATTCTCGTCGACGACCATCCTGTTGTTCTCGCCGGCCTGCAGGCGCTTGTGCTCGGCTTGCCCGATCTTGAACTTGTCGGAAAAGCGACCTGTGCATCCGAGGCGCTCGCGCTCGTCCGCGGCGAATGCCCCGACATCGCCGTCCTCGACATGGGACTGCCCGGCATGAGCGGTCTGATGTTGGCAGAGCGCATCCTCGAAGGAGCGCCCGACACACGGATCGTGATGCTGACGCACTATGAGGAGCCGAGCTATGTCCAGAAGGCACTGAGGATCGGCATTCGCGGCTATGTCCTCAAAGCCTCGGCAAGCGAAAAGATCGTACAGGCGATCAGAACGGTACTGAGCGGCGGCGTCTACATCGACTCCGATCTGGAAGACTTCCGCTCGGAATGGATTCGCAAGCTTTGTCCAGCCTCAGGCGCCATCCCGGCAAACACGAACGGCACGTTGACCTATCGTGAAACTCAGGTCCTGCGACTTGCAGCCGTCGGCCACTCCAACAAGGAGATCGCCCGGCGCGTCGGCCTCGGCATCAAATCGGTCGAAACCTACCGTTACAGAGCCTGCAAGAAGCTGATGCTGCACTCGCGCCTAGACATCATCAGATATGGCGCCAGTCACGGCTGGATTCTCGACGTTGATAGTGCCGGCTAA
- a CDS encoding methanogen output domain 1-containing protein — protein MTPSATNVTLPSIGSLKIEFDHHGLFNALVGSMAELLETIAGIEDACAYVSSIAARLGADIEKQYKAALGTQHLNRNQLVDVLIDLKNRAGGSFSVIEQDDDHIVFGNCACPLGKAAANHPSLCMLTSNIFGRIAANTVGYAAVDLEQTIARGAPGCRVVLHLKRTELGLDTREYFRDDASTASA, from the coding sequence GTGACCCCATCCGCCACCAACGTGACGCTGCCAAGCATCGGCTCGCTTAAGATCGAATTCGACCATCACGGTCTTTTCAACGCCCTGGTCGGGAGCATGGCGGAGCTGTTGGAGACCATAGCGGGGATCGAGGATGCATGTGCCTATGTCAGCAGCATCGCCGCGCGGTTGGGAGCCGACATCGAGAAACAGTACAAGGCGGCACTGGGCACCCAACACCTCAACCGAAACCAGCTGGTCGACGTCCTCATCGATCTTAAGAACCGCGCAGGCGGGAGCTTTTCCGTGATCGAGCAAGACGACGACCACATCGTCTTCGGGAATTGCGCCTGCCCTCTCGGCAAGGCCGCAGCAAACCACCCGTCCCTCTGCATGCTGACCTCGAACATCTTCGGCCGGATCGCCGCCAACACGGTCGGATACGCTGCGGTGGATCTCGAGCAGACGATCGCCAGAGGGGCCCCTGGCTGCCGCGTAGTCCTTCATCTGAAGCGAACGGAATTGGGCCTCGATACGAGGGAATACTTCCGAGATGATGCATCTACAGCTTCGGCATGA